One genomic window of Candidatus Kuenenia stuttgartiensis includes the following:
- a CDS encoding diguanylate cyclase domain-containing protein — protein sequence MPCISSNNPDSERPKQFVATQSAVTGRKDKRIMFYTLIEQIPCAVIVTDIKGTIEYVNSQFTELTGYTREEVTGANPRILKSGRTAPEEYKHLWETITSGKKWKGVFCNKKKDGSFYWEKASISPLMNEEGMITHFFAIKEDITIQKQNEQRHEILYILSNILMESVSVDEAIPKILQTIGEGEIGRQIGVDRVCLVLSGTNNGMADNVYEWCNEGIPSQRRRFMDVSFFAFTWWMKHLRAGDVIHIPQVCRMPKEAAAEQEFLIKREVKSVLSFPVFADKDSFGFISCENILNGCSCKEQDIMLLRIVSEIIGNAIVRKRSEACIQHMAYHDALTNLPNRNLFRARLEMAILQAKRNKKMAAVMALDLDGFKAVNDSFGHHMGDLLLKEAAVRMKECVRECDTVARFGGDEFMVILTNINHREDANHVAKKLLGLLSQKFLINNDKIGITVSIGISLYPADGNDMEDLIKKADNALYCSKKEGKNTHR from the coding sequence ATGCCCTGTATCTCGAGTAATAATCCGGACTCAGAGCGTCCAAAACAATTTGTTGCCACGCAGAGCGCGGTAACAGGCAGAAAAGATAAACGTATCATGTTTTACACGTTAATAGAACAAATCCCATGTGCAGTAATTGTGACAGACATAAAGGGAACTATTGAATATGTAAATTCGCAATTTACTGAACTCACCGGCTATACCCGGGAAGAGGTTACAGGGGCAAATCCCCGCATACTGAAATCCGGCAGGACTGCTCCCGAAGAGTATAAACATTTGTGGGAAACAATTACCTCCGGCAAAAAATGGAAAGGGGTGTTTTGTAATAAGAAAAAAGACGGCAGTTTCTACTGGGAGAAGGCGTCTATTTCTCCCCTCATGAATGAGGAAGGAATGATAACACATTTTTTTGCGATAAAGGAAGATATAACAATACAAAAGCAAAATGAACAGCGGCATGAAATCCTGTATATACTGTCGAACATATTGATGGAGTCTGTTTCTGTTGATGAGGCTATTCCAAAAATACTCCAAACAATAGGCGAGGGAGAAATTGGCAGGCAGATCGGAGTTGACAGGGTATGCCTTGTGCTGTCCGGTACGAATAACGGCATGGCTGACAATGTTTATGAATGGTGCAACGAAGGCATACCCTCTCAAAGACGTCGATTTATGGACGTTTCCTTCTTCGCATTCACATGGTGGATGAAACACCTGCGTGCGGGCGATGTTATTCATATCCCACAGGTGTGCCGTATGCCAAAAGAAGCAGCGGCAGAACAAGAGTTTTTGATTAAACGGGAAGTCAAATCCGTATTGTCCTTTCCGGTATTTGCGGACAAAGATTCATTCGGATTTATTAGTTGTGAAAATATTTTGAACGGCTGCTCCTGCAAAGAACAAGATATAATGCTGCTCCGTATTGTTTCTGAGATTATAGGCAATGCCATTGTACGTAAACGTTCGGAAGCGTGTATTCAACACATGGCATATCACGATGCCCTTACCAACCTCCCCAATCGCAATTTATTTCGTGCCCGGCTGGAAATGGCCATCCTTCAGGCAAAACGTAATAAGAAGATGGCAGCCGTCATGGCGCTTGACCTGGATGGCTTTAAGGCCGTTAACGATTCCTTCGGGCATCATATGGGAGATTTGCTGTTAAAGGAGGCAGCCGTGAGGATGAAGGAATGCGTCCGGGAATGTGATACGGTTGCCCGCTTTGGGGGAGATGAGTTTATGGTTATCCTTACAAACATTAATCATAGAGAGGATGCAAATCATGTGGCGAAGAAGCTTCTCGGATTACTTTCCCAAAAATTCCTGATTAATAATGACAAAATCGGCATTACCGTCAGCATAGGCATCAGTCTATATCCGGCAGACGGCAATGACATGGAGGATTTAATCAAAAAAGCCGACAATGCACTCTATTGTTCCAAGAAAGAAGGGAAAAATACGCACCGGTAA